The following proteins come from a genomic window of Gottfriedia acidiceleris:
- a CDS encoding carbohydrate ABC transporter permease, whose amino-acid sequence MEAARVIEHQPNLPNKKSNKMNPSLPAFLSVLIWGLGQVVNKQYLKGLFFFTIQLLVVAIEVLTGHYSNLSQGYYLRENGGFFIKGFWGLVTLGTQPRTMGITGLTEGDHSIVLLINGIIAVIFISILLGIYYWNIKDAYKVRKIFNEATILQTSKEYLRDLWDGMFEFIVLIPSIIMLIFISLMPIIFGILIAFTDYNKFHLPPTKLVNWVGLENFINLFSLPIWTHTFTGVFSWTFVWAILSTATCFFGGLFMAVVINSSLVKGKKFWRTIFILPWAIPSMISLLVFKTLFNGQFGPISQFLVNIGLSDERINWFTDSSHPNVARITIIVINLWLGFPYFMALMTGVMTSLDKEIYEAAKIDGASKSQEFWKITFPLIIAATAPLLIMTFAMNFNNFNVIYFLTEGGPTNPNYQFAGSTDILITWIYKLTLDNRMYNMASVMSILIFLVIGSISAWNFTRTKQFKEEE is encoded by the coding sequence ATGGAAGCGGCTAGAGTTATTGAACATCAGCCTAATTTACCTAATAAAAAGTCGAATAAGATGAACCCATCACTACCTGCCTTTCTCTCTGTTTTGATTTGGGGATTAGGACAAGTAGTCAATAAACAATATTTAAAAGGTTTGTTCTTTTTTACAATTCAACTCTTAGTTGTAGCCATTGAAGTGTTAACAGGTCATTACAGTAATCTTTCACAGGGGTATTATTTAAGAGAAAATGGTGGTTTTTTTATTAAAGGCTTTTGGGGATTAGTGACGTTAGGTACACAGCCCCGTACGATGGGAATTACAGGATTAACGGAAGGCGATCACTCAATTGTTCTATTAATAAATGGAATAATTGCAGTCATTTTTATTTCTATTCTTCTAGGAATCTATTATTGGAATATTAAAGATGCTTATAAAGTAAGAAAGATATTTAATGAAGCAACTATACTGCAAACTTCAAAAGAATATCTTAGGGATTTATGGGATGGAATGTTTGAATTTATTGTATTAATACCATCGATTATTATGCTAATATTTATATCTTTAATGCCAATTATCTTTGGAATATTAATTGCTTTTACAGATTATAATAAATTCCACTTGCCGCCTACTAAATTAGTAAACTGGGTTGGATTAGAGAACTTTATTAACTTATTTAGCCTACCAATTTGGACTCATACATTTACAGGGGTATTTTCTTGGACGTTTGTTTGGGCAATCCTTTCTACTGCTACATGTTTCTTTGGTGGTTTATTCATGGCAGTAGTCATAAATAGTAGTCTAGTAAAAGGTAAGAAATTCTGGCGTACAATCTTTATTTTACCTTGGGCGATTCCAAGCATGATTTCTCTTCTTGTATTCAAAACTTTGTTTAATGGTCAATTCGGACCAATCTCACAATTTTTAGTAAATATCGGTTTGTCAGATGAACGAATTAATTGGTTTACAGATTCTAGCCATCCTAATGTAGCTAGAATAACAATTATTGTTATTAACTTATGGCTAGGATTTCCATACTTTATGGCTTTAATGACAGGGGTAATGACTAGCTTAGATAAAGAAATATATGAAGCTGCTAAAATAGATGGGGCATCAAAATCTCAGGAATTCTGGAAAATTACTTTCCCCTTAATAATAGCAGCAACAGCTCCATTGTTAATTATGACATTTGCAATGAATTTTAATAACTTCAATGTCATCTATTTCTTAACTGAAGGTGGACCAACCAATCCGAATTATCAATTTGCAGGATCTACTGATATTCTTATAA
- a CDS encoding maltose ABC transporter substrate-binding protein: MKLKSMFAVFATVSLSLGALTGCGTSKETANTAKEKKDDLPWDEQAKGYKMEKDVLNGKEPLKVWLDNDDYANGIIQAFNAKYPKVKIEYEKVGAVDTRAKMELDGEAGLGADVFVQPHDGIGASLESAIIGPMGRYTDQIKDRFLDASVGTVMKDDQAYGVPISTESVALFYNKTLLKQLTGSDTAPTDWDQITKLANTYNNKKKNQWTIRWEAGNSYTSYFFLSSYGYDLFGKDGKDASQIGFDTPEAKAALEALKAARQIWDVNSADATNDTTTLEFAKGKTPFLITGPWAIADVQKGADKNKFEFGIAKLPKINGHQPITFSGNQIANVSSYSKHPAAARIFAMFLGSKEGAEVLYKTTGKLPALKEQYASEVTGLGEDELLKGVAAQAKFSKPMPSIPEMANWWDPAKNMIVNVWDGLMSPEEAQKKAVEDYEALQAGKK, from the coding sequence ATGAAGCTAAAATCGATGTTTGCTGTATTTGCCACGGTAAGTTTAAGTTTAGGTGCATTAACTGGTTGTGGTACTTCAAAGGAAACTGCAAATACTGCAAAAGAAAAGAAAGACGATCTTCCATGGGACGAACAAGCAAAAGGTTACAAGATGGAAAAGGATGTACTTAATGGTAAAGAACCATTAAAAGTGTGGCTAGATAACGATGATTATGCAAACGGTATCATTCAAGCATTTAATGCTAAGTATCCAAAAGTAAAAATTGAGTATGAAAAAGTTGGTGCTGTAGATACTCGTGCAAAAATGGAACTTGATGGTGAAGCTGGATTAGGTGCAGATGTTTTTGTTCAACCTCATGATGGGATCGGTGCATCTTTAGAATCAGCAATTATTGGGCCAATGGGACGATACACTGATCAAATTAAAGATCGTTTCTTAGATGCTTCCGTTGGAACAGTGATGAAGGACGATCAAGCATACGGCGTACCAATTTCAACGGAATCGGTTGCACTTTTCTATAACAAAACATTATTAAAACAATTAACAGGTTCAGACACTGCTCCTACAGACTGGGATCAAATTACTAAATTAGCTAATACATATAATAACAAAAAGAAAAATCAATGGACAATTCGTTGGGAAGCAGGAAATTCTTACACGAGCTATTTCTTCTTATCTTCTTATGGTTATGACTTATTTGGTAAAGACGGTAAAGATGCATCTCAAATTGGCTTTGATACACCAGAAGCAAAAGCAGCTCTTGAGGCTTTAAAAGCTGCACGTCAAATCTGGGATGTAAACTCAGCGGATGCTACGAATGATACAACAACTCTTGAATTTGCTAAAGGAAAAACACCATTCTTAATTACTGGTCCTTGGGCAATTGCTGATGTGCAAAAAGGTGCTGACAAAAATAAATTTGAATTTGGAATTGCTAAACTACCAAAAATTAATGGTCACCAACCAATAACGTTCTCAGGTAACCAAATTGCAAACGTATCTTCTTATTCTAAACATCCAGCGGCTGCGCGTATATTTGCAATGTTCTTAGGATCTAAAGAAGGCGCTGAAGTTCTTTATAAAACAACTGGAAAATTACCAGCTCTTAAGGAACAATATGCAAGTGAAGTTACTGGATTAGGCGAAGATGAATTGCTTAAAGGAGTTGCAGCTCAAGCTAAATTCTCAAAACCAATGCCTTCAATTCCTGAAATGGCTAACTGGTGGGATCCTGCTAAAAACATGATTGTTAACGTATGGGATGGCTTAATGTCTCCGGAAGAAGCTCAAAAGAAAGCTGTTGAAGATTACGAAGCTTTACAAGCAGGAAAAAAATAA